The following are encoded in a window of Candidatus Nitrosotalea sinensis genomic DNA:
- a CDS encoding LamG-like jellyroll fold domain-containing protein, whose protein sequence is MQLKIISLFVIFLLVISSLSAASADNVVGSDNSKQIPFGNSISMQSSEQHVSKSYQISLSENIGMSENHGKQNNPSNQPPTINNHIVSLSENIGLVENNNSKIVLTIAKQNLNEKMITDRLGSKRLKNQKISNDLQNISWLGSQSTTSLFGFDTKYVGQFYGIQNISILHNSYTIISNSFVTLENDLSVFSSSSANEIIKFAHVTSDPKNPTILILLIPLSGYILLRSEGNKFRTPQIKQILSFCFVVIIISSIVVTPLSISPIFLGTVYAEETNSTVSPSFQYSNATHLLPSFQYSNSTVSPSFQYSNATHLLPSFQYSNSTVSPSFQYSNATHLLPSFQYSNSTQPVATNPTKSVNQTTGTPSLPNATKSWQFNLGAQNSTTTGYAKIRNDTGIVSLKLTGTGYLSENVNSTRNLSNFTISSWVKPDYSQGSPQFTIVSKENQFILAINNVLPPQKIAIFSIFDGVKWNTVNSTLPIGENWTNIAATFNGTSISIYVNGTLQSTAHISGVPYIAINGKLETKTVDNLSSNADVIIGAYLNTLRGHSTNEFSGSIQSVKLYDSLLSQEQIAHLGSVNNNPLNLNAVSLGQKTTNSTISFQYSNSTMSFQYSNATQPLLPTNSTLDNTTIVTDLTLKHAPIQINKPVTWTQNVTLSNQTDKVAVELPQDAKITKIEAINSTHVSTVYSSNATLSQTNAPLSGLAGISNNTDIKKVKASKLEFVNDTNNTQMDSATKSVTINNDTTPIASLSDLPGSVQKNKPTKLILVNDTAQKYNIQFTTPAPYTVEKDVSTKSTFDKLVTVEHNSTLHYTNVTSFSNISEDLVKKGVPFKLYWLINGSKTDVTHDPRFNVKLVDTNGNGIADQMQWTVPKLSAQDFEIQAQINVINVQSYPIQGGNWTVYFTTTGTADLNITGINGTQFGNATPADLQFLLLNNGTTGLNVTRQGNSIIYHNYSSNQTGYETSHVITFGKHHLMFQFGDSVAYANNNAAMSSPISANIPLSITFDSSNDFIYSNNGYVAISNSNGVLQHNSTGLSYFGVAVNSTGYTYAVNTNTNQIDIYNSAWTVVGNIGTGVSGNGNNQFSSPTGIAIDSSNNIYVADTGNDRVQEFDTHGNYLRTFGSSGTGTGQFLGPMGVAVNGTGYVYVTDAGNDRVEIFDSSATYKSSFGSTGNGNTQFNSPTGIAIDKIFNNVYVADVQNDRVQKFDKNGNYIQTLTNSLDGPISVAVDSNNYVYVADSNNNAIKQFQTDYKPPQDSLGLNAVVAVHISIKNLQDSLGLNDNTVNPHVSSQTKPLSDSLGLNDNTVNPHVSSQECSRLTHTQRQYSQCTKYTHKITLRFPITQ, encoded by the coding sequence TTGCAACTAAAAATAATTTCTCTCTTTGTTATTTTCTTACTTGTAATTTCATCGCTGTCAGCTGCAAGTGCAGATAATGTAGTTGGCTCTGATAACTCAAAACAAATTCCATTTGGAAATTCTATTTCTATGCAATCATCTGAACAACATGTGTCAAAAAGTTACCAGATATCATTGTCTGAAAATATTGGAATGTCAGAAAATCATGGAAAACAAAATAATCCATCAAATCAACCGCCTACAATCAATAATCATATTGTAAGTCTATCTGAAAATATTGGACTTGTTGAAAATAATAATTCAAAAATTGTATTGACCATTGCAAAACAAAACCTTAATGAAAAAATGATCACTGATAGATTAGGATCTAAACGATTAAAGAATCAAAAGATATCCAATGATCTACAAAATATTTCTTGGTTAGGATCACAATCAACAACTAGTCTATTTGGATTTGATACCAAATATGTTGGCCAGTTTTATGGTATCCAGAACATCTCCATACTACATAATTCCTATACAATTATTTCAAATTCTTTTGTAACTCTTGAAAATGATCTTAGTGTATTTTCTAGCTCATCTGCAAATGAAATTATAAAATTTGCTCATGTAACAAGCGATCCTAAAAATCCGACCATCTTGATTTTACTAATTCCTCTTTCAGGATATATTTTACTACGCTCTGAAGGAAACAAATTCCGAACACCACAAATCAAGCAAATTCTTTCATTTTGCTTTGTTGTAATTATTATCTCCTCAATTGTGGTTACTCCTTTGTCAATATCTCCCATATTCCTGGGAACTGTATATGCGGAAGAAACCAATTCCACTGTCTCACCTTCATTCCAGTATTCTAATGCAACTCATCTACTACCATCATTCCAATACTCTAATTCCACTGTCTCACCTTCATTCCAGTATTCTAATGCAACTCATCTACTACCATCATTCCAATACTCTAATTCCACTGTCTCACCTTCATTCCAGTATTCTAATGCAACTCATCTACTACCATCATTCCAATACTCTAATTCCACTCAACCTGTTGCAACCAATCCTACCAAATCTGTAAACCAAACAACAGGAACACCATCTCTTCCAAATGCAACAAAATCATGGCAATTTAACTTGGGTGCACAAAACTCTACAACTACAGGATATGCAAAAATACGAAACGATACTGGAATTGTATCTTTGAAACTAACTGGAACAGGCTATCTATCTGAGAATGTCAATTCCACAAGAAACCTGTCCAACTTTACCATATCATCATGGGTAAAGCCAGATTATAGCCAGGGATCTCCACAATTTACCATAGTAAGTAAAGAGAATCAGTTTATACTTGCAATAAATAATGTGCTCCCACCACAAAAAATAGCCATATTTTCTATCTTTGATGGTGTAAAGTGGAATACCGTAAACTCTACACTTCCAATTGGCGAGAACTGGACTAATATTGCAGCAACATTCAACGGTACCTCTATCAGCATCTATGTAAATGGCACATTACAATCCACTGCACATATTTCAGGAGTGCCTTATATTGCCATAAATGGAAAACTGGAAACAAAGACTGTAGATAACCTATCTTCCAATGCAGATGTAATCATTGGTGCCTATCTTAATACCCTAAGAGGACACTCTACAAATGAATTCTCAGGTTCAATTCAGAGCGTCAAACTATATGATTCATTACTAAGTCAGGAACAAATCGCACACCTTGGTTCTGTCAATAACAATCCTCTCAACCTAAATGCTGTATCACTTGGGCAGAAAACAACCAATTCCACCATATCATTCCAATATTCCAACTCTACCATGTCATTCCAATACTCTAATGCAACACAACCCTTGCTTCCAACCAACTCTACCCTTGACAACACAACAATTGTTACTGATCTTACGTTGAAGCATGCTCCAATCCAGATCAATAAACCAGTAACTTGGACTCAAAATGTGACTTTATCCAATCAAACTGACAAAGTAGCAGTAGAACTTCCACAAGATGCCAAGATTACAAAAATAGAAGCAATCAACAGTACACATGTATCCACTGTATATTCGTCTAATGCCACTTTATCACAGACAAATGCGCCTTTATCAGGCCTTGCTGGCATCTCAAATAATACTGATATCAAAAAGGTAAAGGCATCTAAACTAGAATTTGTTAATGATACAAATAATACTCAAATGGACTCTGCAACCAAGTCTGTTACTATAAACAATGACACCACTCCAATAGCATCTCTAAGTGACCTTCCTGGCTCTGTACAGAAAAACAAACCTACAAAACTAATTCTGGTCAATGACACCGCACAAAAATATAACATCCAATTTACAACTCCGGCCCCATATACAGTAGAAAAAGATGTCTCAACAAAGTCGACGTTTGATAAATTGGTCACTGTTGAACACAATTCTACCTTGCACTATACCAACGTAACCTCATTCTCAAATATCTCTGAGGATCTTGTAAAGAAAGGAGTACCATTCAAGCTATACTGGTTGATTAATGGTTCCAAGACAGATGTCACACACGATCCTAGATTTAACGTAAAGCTAGTAGATACTAATGGCAACGGTATAGCAGACCAGATGCAATGGACTGTGCCAAAATTATCCGCACAAGATTTCGAGATACAGGCACAAATCAATGTCATAAACGTCCAGTCATACCCAATACAGGGAGGAAACTGGACTGTATACTTTACCACTACTGGTACTGCAGATCTAAACATTACTGGAATTAATGGAACACAATTTGGAAATGCAACTCCTGCAGACCTACAATTCCTACTCTTGAATAATGGTACAACTGGGCTTAATGTAACAAGACAGGGCAATTCCATTATTTACCATAACTATTCTAGCAATCAAACCGGATATGAAACATCTCATGTGATAACCTTTGGTAAACATCACCTAATGTTCCAGTTTGGAGATTCTGTTGCATATGCAAATAACAATGCAGCCATGTCTAGTCCAATCTCTGCTAATATTCCACTCAGCATAACATTTGATAGTTCTAATGATTTCATCTATAGCAACAATGGTTATGTAGCAATATCAAATTCAAATGGTGTACTACAGCATAATTCTACCGGTCTTAGTTACTTTGGAGTTGCAGTAAACAGCACAGGGTATACCTATGCAGTAAATACTAACACAAACCAAATCGACATATACAATTCTGCTTGGACTGTTGTTGGAAATATTGGTACGGGTGTAAGTGGAAATGGAAATAACCAATTTTCATCTCCAACAGGAATTGCAATAGACTCATCCAATAACATCTATGTTGCAGATACAGGAAATGATAGGGTACAAGAATTTGACACTCATGGAAATTATCTCAGAACATTTGGCTCTAGTGGTACTGGTACTGGGCAATTCCTGGGACCGATGGGAGTTGCAGTAAACGGTACAGGGTATGTCTATGTTACAGATGCCGGAAATGACAGAGTTGAGATCTTTGATTCAAGTGCAACATACAAGAGTTCATTTGGATCTACAGGTAATGGAAACACACAATTTAACAGTCCAACAGGCATTGCAATTGATAAAATATTCAACAACGTGTATGTTGCAGATGTACAAAATGATAGAGTACAAAAGTTTGATAAAAATGGAAACTATATTCAAACACTCACCAATAGTCTTGACGGCCCAATCAGTGTTGCAGTAGACAGCAACAACTATGTCTATGTAGCAGACTCTAATAACAACGCAATAAAGCAATTCCAAACAGACTATAAACCACCACAAGATTCACTAGGACTCAATGCTGTTGTAGCAGTACACATATCTATCAAGAACCTT